The DNA window CGGTGTGCCGGTGATCATGGATTGTACCCATTCGCTCCAACAGCCCAATCAACTTTCTGGGGTTACAGGCGGACGTCCGGATTTGATCCCCACAATTGCCAAAGCCGCAGTGGCCGTTGGTGTTGATGGACTCTTTATCGAAACCCACCCAAGACCTTCTCAGGCGAAATCAGATGGAGCCAACATGCTCCAGCTTGATCACATGGAGCCATTATTGGAAAAGTTAGTAAAAGTAAGAAGGGCAATTCTGTAAGTATGTCCTTTACCGTAGATTTTTCAATACATCATTCCAAAATTCGGGATGTGACGGCTATTCGCGATGCCATTAAAAGTGCTAGTGCCAAACATCTTGAAAAAGATTTTAATTATCGGATTATTCGTCGAAACATTGATGCGAGACAGAAAAATGTTGAGTATGTCCTTAAGGCAGAAATTTTCGAAGCGGGAGAATTGATTGAAAAAGTAAATGTATTGGACTTGTTCCACGAACTGAAAGCTACCAAAGAAGTTTATATAATTGGAGCAGGACCATGTGGATATTTTGCCGCATTGCAACTGATCCGTCATGGAATTAAGCCAATTCTTTTGGAGCGAGGAAAGGATGTCAGAGATAGAAGACGCGATTTGAAAGCCATTCAACAGTTTGGGATTGTTAATGAAGATTCCAATTATTGTTTCGGTGAAGGTGGGGCGGGAACTTATTCTGACGGAAAACTTTATACCAGAGCGACCAAAAGAGGAGACATAAATTATGTTCTGCAATTATTGGTTGCGCATGGTGCCAGCGAGGATATTTTGGTGGATGTACATCCTCATATAGGTTCCAATAAATTGCCTGATATCATTTCTGAAATTCGAAAAACGATCGAAAGACATGGAGGCGAAGTAAGATTTAATTCAAGACTTACCGATATATTGATAGAGGAAAATAAGGTGACGGGTTTGAAGTTGGGATCCGATATGATTCCATGCCACCAAATAATTTTGGCAACCGGACATTCTGCCAGAGACATTTACAAAATACTGCATGAGAAAAATGTTTTCATTGTAGTAAAGCCATTTGCAGTTGGATTTCGAATTGAGCATCCGCAATCATTAATTGATGAAATTCAATATCACTGTGTGACCAGGCCTGATACCTTGCCGGCATCCAGTTATAACCTGGCATGTCAGGTAGGAGATAAGGGAGTTTTTTCTTTTTGTATGTGTCCCGGAGGATTGATCATTCCTGCCTCAACCTCACCGGGAGAAATTGTAGTCAATGGAATGTCTTTGTCAAGAAGAGATTCTCCATATGCCAACAGTGGATTGGTTACTTCTGTCGATCAAAAGGATTTTAGCACTTTTTCAAAACATGGACCTTTGCAGGGGATGTATTTCCAAGAAAATATTGAGCGTGATTTTTTTAAAGCCGGAGATGGAACACAGAAAGCGCCCGCACAAAGATTACAGGATTTTCTTACAGGAAGGATAAGTCAGAGTTTGCCGGACAGCAGCTATATTCCGGGGATCCTGAATTCAAGAGTAGATCAATTATTTCCAAAGGATATTTATCAACGTTTGAGAACAGGTCTCCAACAGTTTGGAAAAAAAATGCCGCAATATTTAAGCGATGAAGCTGTGGTGGTAGGCAGTGAATCAAGAACAAGTGCCCCGGTGCGAATACCTAGAGACAAAGAAACATGCATGCATCCTCAGGTCCATGGTTTGTATCCGGGAGGTGAAGGAGCAGGCTACGCCGGTGGAATCTTGTCTGCTGCTATGGATGGAATCAGAATTGCGGATGCAATTTTTCAGCAATTTCAAGTTGATAAAAATCAGTAATTTTTATACTTTTAATACAGTGAATATTGATCATAAAAATTGTCTTTTCTAAAATATATATTGCTCCTTAATGTTCCACATTTGCGAATTTTAACAACAAAATGTTCTTGAAATTTTGATTCAGTTTGGAAGAATTGCTTTCAAAAATTTGCTGGTCTTCTTTAGATACTGAATTTCATTTTAGGAAAATTGAAAATAAATACCAATAGTAAAAGACTAGTTACAGTGGAATATTTCCGTGCTTTTTCCTGGGAAGTTTATCTACTTTGTTTTCCAAAGAGGCAAATGCCCTGATGAGTTTTCTTCGGCTGTCTTCCGGAAGTATGACCTCATCAATAAATCCTCTTGAAGCAACTGAATAGGGATTTGCAAATTTTTCAGCATACTCCAATTCCTTCTCATGAATGGTGGCTGCCGGATTATCGGACTGGTCTATTTCTTTTTTAAAGATAATTTCGCTGGCGCCTTTAGCACCCATAACTGCAATTTCAGCAGATGGCCATGCAAAATTAAAATCCGCACCAATGTGCTTGGAGTTCATTACATCGTAGGCGCCTCCGTATGCTTTCCGGGTGATGAGTGTAATTCTTGGCACAGTAGCTTCACTAAATGCATATAAGAGCTTGGCTCCATTACTGATGATTCCATTCCACTCCTGATCTGTGCCGGGTAAAAACCCAGGCACATCTTCCAAAACAAGCAAAGGAATATTGAAGCAATCACAAAATCTAACAAACCGTGCTGCTTTTTTTGAGGCATTCACATCCAGACAACCTGCCAGTACCATGGGTTGATTCGCTACAATGCCGATTGATTTTCCTGCAAGTCTGGCAAATCCAACGACGATGTTTTGTGCAAACAAATCATGAATTTCGAAGAAAGATTCATGATCGACAATTTTATGAATAATATCTTTTATGTCGTAAGGTTGGTTGGCATTGTTGGGGATCAGTTCGCTTATGTTTTCGAGTAATTCATTGGATGGAACATAAGGTATGTCGATAGGTTTTTCTTCACAATTTTGGGGTACATAACCAAGCAGGCGGCGTATTTTAAGAATGCATTCGACATCATTCTCAGCAGTAAGTTGGGTAACTCCTGATTTTGTAGCATGCGTATGTGCACCACCCAATTCTTCAGAGCTGACTTCTTCATTGGTTACTGTTTTAACCACGTTTGGGCCGGTTACGAACATGTAGGAAGTATGTTCAACCATGATGATAAAATCAGTCATGGCAGGTGAATAAACAGCTCCACCAGCACAAGGTCCCATAATGGCTGAAATTTGAGGTATCACCCCGGATGTTCTGACATTTCGATAGAATATGTCGGCATAGCCACCCAAAGATCGAACGCCCTCCTGAATTCGTGCACCACCGGAATCATTTAACCCAATTACCGGCGCTCCGTTTCGTAAGGCCATATCCATGATCTTACAAATCTTTTCCGCATGTGTTTCAGAAAGAGATCCGCCAAATACAGTAAAGTCCTGTGCATATACATACACCAATCGGTTTTCTATAGAGCCATATCCGGTAATTACTCCATCTCCATAATAGATTTGGTTCTCCATGCCAAAATCGGAACATCTATGAGTAACCAGCTTCCCCAATTCTTCAAAACTTCCGGGATCAAGCAGCAGATGAATTCTTTCTCGCGCGGTGAGTTTCTTTTTCTGATGCTGGGCATCAATTCGGTTCTGACCACCGCCCAAAAGGGCCTCCTTGTTTTTTTCTAAAAGTTGTTCAATTTTTCGGGACATCATACTTCGGCGAAGTTAACCAAACTTGTAAAATTGAAGGAGGATTTGAATCGCAAATTGATTTAAATACCCATAATAAGGACGATTTTCTCATTAGTAAACAGCACAGCATATAGAAATTTATACCTTTGTTAAATAATGAAATTAAATATGGGCGCTTTTATAATAAAAATTAATGCTTTTATCAAGGGATTGATATTGTGGCTTAGGCCTCATATGTTAATTGGTTTTTTAGAAAAGCCGTTTTATTTTACCGCTAATCTTATTAAGCTATCAAGATGGATTAGCCATAATAAAGTTGAGGGCGTTTTAGATGATTTTTTTACAGCAAAAAGAGATTATTCAAAAAGATTTGAATTATATGACTACGTCTCTAAAAAATACAACCTATACTCGGATGAAATATTATATTTAGAGTTTGGAGTATTTGAAGGACATTCCTTTAAATGGTGGATAGGAGAAAATATAAATCTCGAAAGTAAATTTTATGGCTTTGATACTTTTGAAGGGCTACCCGAACATTGGGGTGTTTTTTTTGGTAAAGGCACCTTGATGGCAAATATTCCTGAAATAACTGACACACGCGCAACATTTATCAAAGGGCTTTTCCAGGAAACTCTCCCCGGGTTCATAAGAGAGGGGGAAGTTTTGAGTAAAAAAAGGAAAGTCATTCTATTTGATGCTGATTTGTTTTCATCTACTTTGTTTTCATTAAGTTCGCTTCATCCAGTACTAAATAAAGGGGATATTATCTTTTTTGATGAGTTCAATGTTCCGAATCATGAATTCCATGCCCTTAAAATTATGGAGGAGAGTTATTATTTGAAAACAAAATTAATTGGATCTGTTAACAACTATTATCAAATTGCTTTGGAGGTAATATGAAAGCAATTGATTCGATAAAGATTGAAATATAACTACTTCAAATTATCCTTTTTGAAATAACTTCCAGTAAATTCGTTCTGATTCTTCTGGAGATTGGAATGGTTGTTCCGTCATAAAGCCTTATTTCTTCTCCGTTCCTACCTACAAATTCAATCAGTTTTACATTGATTAGATGAGATTTGTGCACCTCGTAGAAATTATATTTTTCCAGCATACTTTTGAACTCCCCTATATTTTGGGAACTGATCAAGGTTTTGCCATTTGCACAAACCACCTTGGTATACCCGGCCCAACCCTCACACCGAACAATGTCGCCTACTCTGACAAAATGTGCCCCCTCCTTCATTGAAATGGCAATGTTGTGATTTTGGCTAATGGGAAGCGATAAATTGCGTAATAGATTCTGGATACGGTTGTGTTCAAATTTCAGGTAGACTTTTTCAAGGGCGGCATTAATGGCATGAACGATCTCAGCATTGCTAATGGGTTTTACTATGAACCCAACTGCACACAAACGGATGGCATCGATGGCATGCTGGTCCAGACTGGTAACAAATATCAATTCGAAATTGTGTTTGGGCAATCTTTTGAGCAATTCCAAACCACTCTCCCCGGGCATTGAAATATCCATAAAAACTAAATCCGGCTGCTTTGACAAAATCTGCACATAAGCATCACGGGTAGTTTGGACTTTATCCAAAATTTGAATGTTGGGAAACAGGCTAGTTATTTTTTCTTCCAGAATAGCCAGTGCATCTTGTTCATCGTCAACTAATATGGCTGTTACGGTTTCCATTATTTTATATTTAATATCACCCTGGTTCCTACAGGATTAGATTGTTCTGTCAAGTCTAAGTACTCTAAAGTAACGTAAAAATGGCCCTTTTTATTAACCAGATTGATCCGGTCAAACATCATCTCTAGACCCCTGGAAATGTGCGTAGCAGGTTTTTGGCTTTTAATTTGGGCTGCTTTTTTTCTACCGATTCCATTGTCTTCAATGGTGATTTTAAGTTTTTCTGCTTTTTCTTCAATTAGGATAGAAATAAATCCACCATTTTCTTTATGAAATAACCCATGTCCCAGGGCATTTTCAATAATTGGTTGCAATAGCAGAGATGGGATTTTTATTGTGGAGGTGTCCAGGTCATTTGGGCGCACCTCTATGCTGAAATCCAGCCTATTCTTAAATCGCAATTTTTCAATTTCCAGATATTTACTTATTAATTGAATTTCATCTTTTAGCAGAATGTCTTCATTTTTGGAAGATTCCAGATAAAGCCTCAACAATTTTGAAAATCTGCTCAGGTATTCATCAGCCAGAGCCTTTTGATCATTTTGTATCAAATTCTGTATGGACCCCATTGCATTGAAAACGAAATGTGGATTCATTTGTGCTCTTAAAGACTCCAGTTTTACATCTGAAATTTGCATGTCTGCCAATAGCTTTGCTTTCTCAGTTTTCTTTTTTCTTTTAAGAACGAATTGTATGATGCCGCTCAATAGCGATACCATAAAAATAATTCCCAGAATCCTTGCAACCACTGTTTCATACCATTTAGGCAAAATCATAATTTGCATGGTAGACTCATTCGGAGATATCTGCCCTTTGTAATTTTCAAGTTTGCATCTAAAGATATAAGTGCCAGGTTTGCTTAAGTTGAAATTTATTTCTGGATTAGCTGTTGAATTCCAGTTGTTTTGTAGTCCCTCTATGGAATAATGGTATTTTTTTTGTTCAAGACTATTATATTCGAAAGGCTCAAGAATTATTTTGAAACTTGTGTTACTTCTTGATATTGAAACTATTTTTCCTGAATAGCAATCAGAATTATGACACAAGTTAATTTTCAAATTCAAAAATGGATCAGCTTTGTAATTAGTGTAAATTAATGATGAAAAATACGAATTCGAAATTGCATATATTTTATTTGAATTAGAATATATGTCTACAATATTACGGTCGTTTAATCCGTCTTGGCTGGAAAGTGAATTAATGTTTAAGAATTTATTTTTTGGGTCTAAAAAGGTGATTCCATTAATTGTTGATAAAATAATTTTATTTTCATTATTTATGAATAAATTATTTATACGTGTATTTGTTTGGATTTTTTGATCAATAATTAAATTTGAGTCGAAGTGAATTAGGTCATCATTGTTTGTACTAATTATTAAATTATTTCCCAATACATCTAAGTCTGTAATTATTAATGAATTTGGAATATTTATTTGTTTCTTGTCAGATCCTTTGAGTGGTTTATGTAAAACGTATAACGAATTATTTATTGAAAAGTAAACATGGTTATTTGTTGAGGAAATATGATTTGTAAATCCGTTTGATAAAAAATGAAATTGCAATTCATTTGATGAATTATTAATTGCAATAAAATCATTAAGTCTTGAAATGTATATGTAGTCTTTGTCTCGAGAAATATATTTACAGATATTTTTTTGTAATGGGTAATTAAAAATCAACTTATTTTGTTCAGATTTATTAAATTTTGAAAAATAATCTTTATTAATTAAGCCAGTTTTTGTCTGAATTTCAAAAACATTTAGAGTGTTGGCAACGATTAAAGATGAATCATTAATATCAATACTGTGGATTGGGTCTAAACCTAGATTTGCTATTTGTATTAACTCGTTATTTTGAAATTTATATAGTATGCCTTTTGTTGTGCCAACAAAGATGTTGTTCTTGTATCCATTTATTTTACAGAATCTCCCATATTTATTATTTAAATATTTACTTTTAATTTCATTTTTATTAAAAGTGTTCAAAAATACACCACTAAAATTAGAGCCTATCCATAGGTTGTTATTTCTATCTTTAAAATTTCTTGTGTACTCAATATTTCTTTGGGTGTTATATGAATTTGATTCTACAATAGCACTTGAGTCAATAGTAATATATTTATTAGAACTTTCAATATACAATTGGTTATTCTTTACTGTTGGAAGATAGATGATGTTGTTTTCGGATAATAGTTTATTTAAATTGATGCTTGAAATAATTTGATTTGATTTAAGAGAAATAATTAATATTTTATTTGCATCATTGGCATACATATATATATAATTATTTGTTTTATAAGCGTAAAATGATTTATAATTTGATAATTTGTATTTATTTGGTCTGATGTCATTTAAAAATAGTAAATCACCATTTTCAGTAATAGAATATAGCCTTAGTTTGTCGTTTGAAATAATTAGACATAAATCATCATTTAACGGAATGAAGTTATTGAAAATTTTATTTTCTAAGTACTCATTAAAATCTATCTTTACTATTTTGTTTTTAATTTCTTTATACAATATTCCAAGATTATCAATTACATATATTCCAGATTTTCCTTCTAAAATATTTAATTGCCGACATTCACTTTCAAGAAGATAATTTTTTTCAATCTTTCCATCCTTAAATGCAATTAACTGATCCGAAGTGTTTTGAGCCCATACTCTATTCCATTTATCTTTATAAAGACCATAAATTATATTGGTAGGCATCCCTTCTTTAACCGTAAAGTTTTTAAAAGTATGGCCATTGAAAACAGAGACACCCCTGTCTGTAGCAAAATACATGTAACCCGTGGAATCTTGGCAAATGGCAAATACTTTATTGGACAATAACCCATCGGCGACAGTGTAATTCTTATAAGGACTCACCTGGGCATAAGCCGATTGTGGAAAGTGTACAACTAAAATGGTTGAAAAAAAAAGTGAGCAAAACCAAAGCATGAATTTTTGCTTGCAGATCAATTCAGATTTTATGTTTTTGTGTACCAAAGTTCAAAGATAAAACATTTGAAATTCCCTCTAAACAATCAACCAGCA is part of the Candidatus Vicinibacter affinis genome and encodes:
- a CDS encoding FAD-dependent oxidoreductase, translated to MSFTVDFSIHHSKIRDVTAIRDAIKSASAKHLEKDFNYRIIRRNIDARQKNVEYVLKAEIFEAGELIEKVNVLDLFHELKATKEVYIIGAGPCGYFAALQLIRHGIKPILLERGKDVRDRRRDLKAIQQFGIVNEDSNYCFGEGGAGTYSDGKLYTRATKRGDINYVLQLLVAHGASEDILVDVHPHIGSNKLPDIISEIRKTIERHGGEVRFNSRLTDILIEENKVTGLKLGSDMIPCHQIILATGHSARDIYKILHEKNVFIVVKPFAVGFRIEHPQSLIDEIQYHCVTRPDTLPASSYNLACQVGDKGVFSFCMCPGGLIIPASTSPGEIVVNGMSLSRRDSPYANSGLVTSVDQKDFSTFSKHGPLQGMYFQENIERDFFKAGDGTQKAPAQRLQDFLTGRISQSLPDSSYIPGILNSRVDQLFPKDIYQRLRTGLQQFGKKMPQYLSDEAVVVGSESRTSAPVRIPRDKETCMHPQVHGLYPGGEGAGYAGGILSAAMDGIRIADAIFQQFQVDKNQ
- a CDS encoding acyl-CoA carboxylase subunit beta, with product MSRKIEQLLEKNKEALLGGGQNRIDAQHQKKKLTARERIHLLLDPGSFEELGKLVTHRCSDFGMENQIYYGDGVITGYGSIENRLVYVYAQDFTVFGGSLSETHAEKICKIMDMALRNGAPVIGLNDSGGARIQEGVRSLGGYADIFYRNVRTSGVIPQISAIMGPCAGGAVYSPAMTDFIIMVEHTSYMFVTGPNVVKTVTNEEVSSEELGGAHTHATKSGVTQLTAENDVECILKIRRLLGYVPQNCEEKPIDIPYVPSNELLENISELIPNNANQPYDIKDIIHKIVDHESFFEIHDLFAQNIVVGFARLAGKSIGIVANQPMVLAGCLDVNASKKAARFVRFCDCFNIPLLVLEDVPGFLPGTDQEWNGIISNGAKLLYAFSEATVPRITLITRKAYGGAYDVMNSKHIGADFNFAWPSAEIAVMGAKGASEIIFKKEIDQSDNPAATIHEKELEYAEKFANPYSVASRGFIDEVILPEDSRRKLIRAFASLENKVDKLPRKKHGNIPL
- a CDS encoding response regulator transcription factor, producing the protein METVTAILVDDEQDALAILEEKITSLFPNIQILDKVQTTRDAYVQILSKQPDLVFMDISMPGESGLELLKRLPKHNFELIFVTSLDQHAIDAIRLCAVGFIVKPISNAEIVHAINAALEKVYLKFEHNRIQNLLRNLSLPISQNHNIAISMKEGAHFVRVGDIVRCEGWAGYTKVVCANGKTLISSQNIGEFKSMLEKYNFYEVHKSHLINVKLIEFVGRNGEEIRLYDGTTIPISRRIRTNLLEVISKRII
- a CDS encoding histidine kinase, with amino-acid sequence MLWFCSLFFSTILVVHFPQSAYAQVSPYKNYTVADGLLSNKVFAICQDSTGYMYFATDRGVSVFNGHTFKNFTVKEGMPTNIIYGLYKDKWNRVWAQNTSDQLIAFKDGKIEKNYLLESECRQLNILEGKSGIYVIDNLGILYKEIKNKIVKIDFNEYLENKIFNNFIPLNDDLCLIISNDKLRLYSITENGDLLFLNDIRPNKYKLSNYKSFYAYKTNNYIYMYANDANKILIISLKSNQIISSINLNKLLSENNIIYLPTVKNNQLYIESSNKYITIDSSAIVESNSYNTQRNIEYTRNFKDRNNNLWIGSNFSGVFLNTFNKNEIKSKYLNNKYGRFCKINGYKNNIFVGTTKGILYKFQNNELIQIANLGLDPIHSIDINDSSLIVANTLNVFEIQTKTGLINKDYFSKFNKSEQNKLIFNYPLQKNICKYISRDKDYIYISRLNDFIAINNSSNELQFHFLSNGFTNHISSTNNHVYFSINNSLYVLHKPLKGSDKKQINIPNSLIITDLDVLGNNLIISTNNDDLIHFDSNLIIDQKIQTNTRINNLFINNENKIILSTINGITFLDPKNKFLNINSLSSQDGLNDRNIVDIYSNSNKIYAISNSYFSSLIYTNYKADPFLNLKINLCHNSDCYSGKIVSISRSNTSFKIILEPFEYNSLEQKKYHYSIEGLQNNWNSTANPEINFNLSKPGTYIFRCKLENYKGQISPNESTMQIMILPKWYETVVARILGIIFMVSLLSGIIQFVLKRKKKTEKAKLLADMQISDVKLESLRAQMNPHFVFNAMGSIQNLIQNDQKALADEYLSRFSKLLRLYLESSKNEDILLKDEIQLISKYLEIEKLRFKNRLDFSIEVRPNDLDTSTIKIPSLLLQPIIENALGHGLFHKENGGFISILIEEKAEKLKITIEDNGIGRKKAAQIKSQKPATHISRGLEMMFDRINLVNKKGHFYVTLEYLDLTEQSNPVGTRVILNIK